A genomic window from Elaeis guineensis isolate ETL-2024a chromosome 3, EG11, whole genome shotgun sequence includes:
- the LOC105040537 gene encoding kinesin-like protein KIN-14K isoform X6: protein MPPGEDNANLDADMAKKRSEVIEWLNGLFPDFSMAPDASEEELRAALFDGAVFCAIIRRLSPGSAEEVESLAAQSFLVPESDIICGFMLQVKSGGCSPSRRRLGNIKKFISVVEHMGLPTFKVSDLEQGRISAVVVCLLCLRDHFKSDLGEDRDTNAPAKWVIEAKKKLEAIDVLQGDSTLSGQQSPVLGEERRPSLMEAKLQRVLRSPVMSEPSSAVAHNAGHKFHEVFQLKQGRYSDLPPAKISEMMKSNSLDNAPTQSLLSVVNGILDESIERKNGEIPQRVACLLRKVVQEIERRISTQAEHIRNQNNLIKAREEKYQSRIKLLETLATGTNEETQMEKSRTEERKKVSEEDVVRLMKEKEDSDNIVSKLKEDLKTTKRSYEQHCQQQETKAKQTQEELERRVKEVEFLLAESRKRTKELEAFSASKSQNWNQKAHVVHNFIGLQLLSVQELRMSSDSIKNEVTSTQKRWSEEFTTFAQKLKVLTDAVKNYHTVLAENRKLYNEVQELKGNIRVYCRIRPFLPGENRKSNTINYIGEDGELVLVNPSKPGKDGQKMFKFNKVYGPAASQEEVFLDTQPLIRSVLDGYNVCIFAYGQTGSGKTYTMTGPDSPTEEEWGVNYRALNDLFHISRTRRDTFMYEVGVQMVEIYNEQVRDLLSNDGSVKKLGIVNTSKPNGLAVPDASMRPVQSTSDVMNLMQTGLTNRAMSATALNERSSRSHRFLFMISYMKMNCQMISQCCLYVFCYSIVTVHVRGVDLKTGATLRGSLHLVDLAGSERVDRSEVTGDRLKEAQHINKSLSALGDVIFALSQKSPHVPYRNSKLTQVLQSSLGGHAKTLMFVQINPDAGSYSETLSTLKFAERVSGVELGAARSQKDGKDVKDLMEQIP, encoded by the exons ATGCCTCCTGGCGAAGATAATGCGAACCTTGATGCCGACATGG CTAAAAAGCGATCGGAAGTAATAGAGTGGCTCAACGGCCTGTTCCCAGACTTTAGCATGGCTCCGGATGCATCAGAGGAGGAATTGAGGGCAGCTCTGTTTGATGGTGCTGTGTTTTGTGCTATTATAAGGAGACTCAGTCCTGGCAGCGCAGAGGAAGTAGAATCATTGGCTGCTCAAAGCTTTCTGGTACCTGAATCAGATATAATATGTGGTTTTATGCTGCAGGTTAAGAGTGGTGGTTGTTCTCCATCGAGGAGACGCTTGGGAAATATAAAGAAGTTTATTTCAGTTGTAGAGCATATGGGGTTGCCCACTTTCAAAGTGTCAGACCTAGAACAG GGACGTATCTCTGCAGTAGTAGTGTGCCTTTTGTGCCTTAGGGATCATTTTAAATCTGATCTTGGTGAAGATAGAGATACAAATGCGCCAGCCAAGTGGGTAATCGAAGCAAAGAAGAAGTTGGAGGCTATAGATGTTTTGCAGGGGGATAGCACTCTAAGTGGGCAACAGTCTCCAGTTTTAGGAGAGGAAAGGAGACCGAGCCTCATGGAAGCAAAGCTTCAGCGAGTTTTAAGAAGTCCTGTTATGTCTG AGCCATCGTCTGCTGTGGCACATAATGCTGGACACAAGTTTCATGAAGTTTTCCAGTTAAAGCAGGGGCGTTATTCTGATCTTCCTCCTGCTAAGATTTCAGAAATGATGAAATCAAACAGTTTAGAT AATGCCCCAACCCAGTCACTTTTGAGTGTTGTGAATGGGATTCTTGATGAAAGCATTGAGAGAAAGAATGGGGAAATACCTCAG CGTGTAGCATGCTTGTTGAGAAAAGTGGTGCAAGAGATTGAACGACGTATTTCAACTCAGGCAGAGCATATTCGAAAT CAAAATAATCTTATCAAAGCACGTGAAGAGAAGTATCAATCAAGAATCAAATTGCTTGAGACACTAGCAACTGGGACAAATGAAGAAACCCAG ATGGAGAAAAGCAGAactgaagaaagaaagaaagtcaGTGAGGAAGATGTGGTTAGGTTGATGAAGGAGAAGGAGGATAGTGATAATATAGTTTCAAAACTTAAGGAGGACTTGAAAACAACAAAAAGGTCATATGAACAACACTGTCAGCAACAGGAAACTAAGGCTAAGCAAACTCAAGAGGAATTAGAGCGGAGAGTAAAGGAGGTTGAATTTCTTTTAGCAGAGTCAAGGAAGAGGACAAAAGAACTTGAGGCATTTTCAGCATCAAAATCTCAAAACTGGAACCAGAAGGCACATGTTGTCCACAATTTCATAGGTTTACAACTGCTGTCAGTGCAG GAGCTGAGGATGTCTTCTGATTCCATCAAGAATGAAGTCACAAGTACTCAAAAGAGATGGTCCGAAGAATTTACTACATTTG CTCAGAAGCTGAAAGTATTAACAGATGCTGTCAAAAATTATCATACAGTTCTTGCAGAAAACAGGAAATTGTACAATGAGGTTCAGGAATTAAAAG GCAACATCAGAGTTTATTGTCGGATAAGGCCATTTCTTCCTGGAGAAAACCGAAAGTCAAATACGATAAATTATATTGGTGAGGATGGTGAACTAGTTCTTGTAAACCCTTCCAAACCGGGAAAAGATGGACAAAAGATGTTCAAATTTAACAAGGTTTATGGTCCAGCTGCTTCTCAAG AGGAAGTCTTCTTAGATACCCAGCCTTTAATACGGTCAGTTCTTGATGGCTACAATGTATGCATCTTTGCATATGGTCAAACTGGATCAGGGAAAACCTACACAATG ACTGGGCCTGACTCACCGACTGAGGAGGAGTGGGGTGTAAACTATCGAGCTCTGAATGACCTTTTTCATATTTCTCGAACTAGAAGAGACACTTTCATGTATGAAGTTGGTGTTCAGATGGTTGAAATATATAATGAGCAAGTCCGTGATCTCCTCAGCAATGATGGTTCcgtaaaaaa GCTTGGGATTGTAAACACTTCTAAACCGAATGGACTTGCAGTGCCCGATGCAAGTATGCGTCCTGTTCAATCAACATCTGATGTGATGAATTTAATGCAAACAGGACTGACAAATAGGGCTATGAGTGCTACTGCTCTCAATGAAAGAAGCAGTCGGTCACACAGGTTTTTGTTTATGATCAGTTACATGAAAATGAATTGTCAGATGATTTCTCAATGCTGCTTATATGTCTTCTGTTACAGTATTGTGACAGTTCATGTTCGAGGAGTGGATTTAAAAACTGGAGCTACTTTGCGTGGTTCTCTTCATCTGGTAGATCTTGCTGGAAGTGAGAGAGTTGATCGTTCTGAAGTTACTGGAGACAGGCTCAAGGAAGCACAACATATCAACAAATCTTTGTCTGCTCTTGGAGATGTCATATTTGCTCTATCACAGAAAAGCCCTCATGTACCATATAGAAACAGCAAGCTAACTCAAGTCCTGCAAAGTTCTTTAG GTGGACATGCAAAGACGCTAATGTTTGTACAGATAAATCCTGATGCTGGATCTTATTCAGAGACTTTAAGTACCTTAAAGTTCGCTGAAAGAGTGTCTGGAGTGGAGTTGGGAGCTGCTCGGAGCCAAAAAGATGGCAAGGATGTCAAAGATTTGATGGAAcag ATACCATAg
- the LOC105040537 gene encoding kinesin-like protein KIN-14C isoform X5: MPPGEDNANLDADMAKKRSEVIEWLNGLFPDFSMAPDASEEELRAALFDGAVFCAIIRRLSPGSAEEVESLAAQSFLVPESDIICGFMLQVKSGGCSPSRRRLGNIKKFISVVEHMGLPTFKVSDLEQGRISAVVVCLLCLRDHFKSDLGEDRDTNAPAKWVIEAKKKLEAIDVLQGDSTLSGQQSPVLGEERRPSLMEAKLQRVLRSPVMSEPSSAVAHNAGHKFHEVFQLKQGRYSDLPPAKISEMMKSNSLDNAPTQSLLSVVNGILDESIERKNGEIPQRVACLLRKVVQEIERRISTQAEHIRNQNNLIKAREEKYQSRIKLLETLATGTNEETQMEKSRTEERKKVSEEDVVRLMKEKEDSDNIVSKLKEDLKTTKRSYEQHCQQQETKAKQTQEELERRVKEVEFLLAESRKRTKELEAFSASKSQNWNQKAHVVHNFIGLQLLSVQELRMSSDSIKNEVTSTQKRWSEEFTTFAQKLKVLTDAVKNYHTVLAENRKLYNEVQELKGNIRVYCRIRPFLPGENRKSNTINYIGEDGELVLVNPSKPGKDGQKMFKFNKVYGPAASQEEVFLDTQPLIRSVLDGYNVCIFAYGQTGSGKTYTMTGPDSPTEEEWGVNYRALNDLFHISRTRRDTFMYEVGVQMVEIYNEQVRDLLSNDGSVKKLGIVNTSKPNGLAVPDASMRPVQSTSDVMNLMQTGLTNRAMSATALNERSSRSHRFLFMISYMKMNCQMISQCCLYVFCYSIVTVHVRGVDLKTGATLRGSLHLVDLAGSERVDRSEVTGDRLKEAQHINKSLSALGDVIFALSQKSPHVPYRNSKLTQVLQSSLGGHAKTLMFVQINPDAGSYSETLSTLKFAERVSGVELGAARSQKDGKDVKDLMEQVASLKDTIARKDEEIEQLQLLRDTTNQSPSVNSERQGGNTLKHSSSAPGISSRSGTVQQGWRSSVHR, encoded by the exons ATGCCTCCTGGCGAAGATAATGCGAACCTTGATGCCGACATGG CTAAAAAGCGATCGGAAGTAATAGAGTGGCTCAACGGCCTGTTCCCAGACTTTAGCATGGCTCCGGATGCATCAGAGGAGGAATTGAGGGCAGCTCTGTTTGATGGTGCTGTGTTTTGTGCTATTATAAGGAGACTCAGTCCTGGCAGCGCAGAGGAAGTAGAATCATTGGCTGCTCAAAGCTTTCTGGTACCTGAATCAGATATAATATGTGGTTTTATGCTGCAGGTTAAGAGTGGTGGTTGTTCTCCATCGAGGAGACGCTTGGGAAATATAAAGAAGTTTATTTCAGTTGTAGAGCATATGGGGTTGCCCACTTTCAAAGTGTCAGACCTAGAACAG GGACGTATCTCTGCAGTAGTAGTGTGCCTTTTGTGCCTTAGGGATCATTTTAAATCTGATCTTGGTGAAGATAGAGATACAAATGCGCCAGCCAAGTGGGTAATCGAAGCAAAGAAGAAGTTGGAGGCTATAGATGTTTTGCAGGGGGATAGCACTCTAAGTGGGCAACAGTCTCCAGTTTTAGGAGAGGAAAGGAGACCGAGCCTCATGGAAGCAAAGCTTCAGCGAGTTTTAAGAAGTCCTGTTATGTCTG AGCCATCGTCTGCTGTGGCACATAATGCTGGACACAAGTTTCATGAAGTTTTCCAGTTAAAGCAGGGGCGTTATTCTGATCTTCCTCCTGCTAAGATTTCAGAAATGATGAAATCAAACAGTTTAGAT AATGCCCCAACCCAGTCACTTTTGAGTGTTGTGAATGGGATTCTTGATGAAAGCATTGAGAGAAAGAATGGGGAAATACCTCAG CGTGTAGCATGCTTGTTGAGAAAAGTGGTGCAAGAGATTGAACGACGTATTTCAACTCAGGCAGAGCATATTCGAAAT CAAAATAATCTTATCAAAGCACGTGAAGAGAAGTATCAATCAAGAATCAAATTGCTTGAGACACTAGCAACTGGGACAAATGAAGAAACCCAG ATGGAGAAAAGCAGAactgaagaaagaaagaaagtcaGTGAGGAAGATGTGGTTAGGTTGATGAAGGAGAAGGAGGATAGTGATAATATAGTTTCAAAACTTAAGGAGGACTTGAAAACAACAAAAAGGTCATATGAACAACACTGTCAGCAACAGGAAACTAAGGCTAAGCAAACTCAAGAGGAATTAGAGCGGAGAGTAAAGGAGGTTGAATTTCTTTTAGCAGAGTCAAGGAAGAGGACAAAAGAACTTGAGGCATTTTCAGCATCAAAATCTCAAAACTGGAACCAGAAGGCACATGTTGTCCACAATTTCATAGGTTTACAACTGCTGTCAGTGCAG GAGCTGAGGATGTCTTCTGATTCCATCAAGAATGAAGTCACAAGTACTCAAAAGAGATGGTCCGAAGAATTTACTACATTTG CTCAGAAGCTGAAAGTATTAACAGATGCTGTCAAAAATTATCATACAGTTCTTGCAGAAAACAGGAAATTGTACAATGAGGTTCAGGAATTAAAAG GCAACATCAGAGTTTATTGTCGGATAAGGCCATTTCTTCCTGGAGAAAACCGAAAGTCAAATACGATAAATTATATTGGTGAGGATGGTGAACTAGTTCTTGTAAACCCTTCCAAACCGGGAAAAGATGGACAAAAGATGTTCAAATTTAACAAGGTTTATGGTCCAGCTGCTTCTCAAG AGGAAGTCTTCTTAGATACCCAGCCTTTAATACGGTCAGTTCTTGATGGCTACAATGTATGCATCTTTGCATATGGTCAAACTGGATCAGGGAAAACCTACACAATG ACTGGGCCTGACTCACCGACTGAGGAGGAGTGGGGTGTAAACTATCGAGCTCTGAATGACCTTTTTCATATTTCTCGAACTAGAAGAGACACTTTCATGTATGAAGTTGGTGTTCAGATGGTTGAAATATATAATGAGCAAGTCCGTGATCTCCTCAGCAATGATGGTTCcgtaaaaaa GCTTGGGATTGTAAACACTTCTAAACCGAATGGACTTGCAGTGCCCGATGCAAGTATGCGTCCTGTTCAATCAACATCTGATGTGATGAATTTAATGCAAACAGGACTGACAAATAGGGCTATGAGTGCTACTGCTCTCAATGAAAGAAGCAGTCGGTCACACAGGTTTTTGTTTATGATCAGTTACATGAAAATGAATTGTCAGATGATTTCTCAATGCTGCTTATATGTCTTCTGTTACAGTATTGTGACAGTTCATGTTCGAGGAGTGGATTTAAAAACTGGAGCTACTTTGCGTGGTTCTCTTCATCTGGTAGATCTTGCTGGAAGTGAGAGAGTTGATCGTTCTGAAGTTACTGGAGACAGGCTCAAGGAAGCACAACATATCAACAAATCTTTGTCTGCTCTTGGAGATGTCATATTTGCTCTATCACAGAAAAGCCCTCATGTACCATATAGAAACAGCAAGCTAACTCAAGTCCTGCAAAGTTCTTTAG GTGGACATGCAAAGACGCTAATGTTTGTACAGATAAATCCTGATGCTGGATCTTATTCAGAGACTTTAAGTACCTTAAAGTTCGCTGAAAGAGTGTCTGGAGTGGAGTTGGGAGCTGCTCGGAGCCAAAAAGATGGCAAGGATGTCAAAGATTTGATGGAAcag GTGGCATCTCTTAAAGATACCATAgcaaggaaagatgaagaaattgAACAGTTACAATTGCTCAGAGATACAACGAATCAGTCTCCCAGTGTAAATAGTGAAAGACAAGGTGGTAACACATTAAAGCATTCATCTTCTGCTCCTGGAATTTCATCACGAAGTGGGACTGTGCAACAGGGCTGGAGATCGTCAG TCCACAGATGA
- the LOC105040537 gene encoding kinesin-like protein KIN-14C isoform X3: MPPGEDNANLDADMAKKRSEVIEWLNGLFPDFSMAPDASEEELRAALFDGAVFCAIIRRLSPGSAEEVKSGGCSPSRRRLGNIKKFISVVEHMGLPTFKVSDLEQGRISAVVVCLLCLRDHFKSDLGEDRDTNAPAKWVIEAKKKLEAIDVLQGDSTLSGQQSPVLGEERRPSLMEAKLQRVLRSPVMSEPSSAVAHNAGHKFHEVFQLKQGRYSDLPPAKISEMMKSNSLDNAPTQSLLSVVNGILDESIERKNGEIPQRVACLLRKVVQEIERRISTQAEHIRNQNNLIKAREEKYQSRIKLLETLATGTNEETQMEKSRTEERKKVSEEDVVRLMKEKEDSDNIVSKLKEDLKTTKRSYEQHCQQQETKAKQTQEELERRVKEVEFLLAESRKRTKELEAFSASKSQNWNQKAHVVHNFIGLQLLSVQELRMSSDSIKNEVTSTQKRWSEEFTTFAQKLKVLTDAVKNYHTVLAENRKLYNEVQELKGNIRVYCRIRPFLPGENRKSNTINYIGEDGELVLVNPSKPGKDGQKMFKFNKVYGPAASQEEVFLDTQPLIRSVLDGYNVCIFAYGQTGSGKTYTMTGPDSPTEEEWGVNYRALNDLFHISRTRRDTFMYEVGVQMVEIYNEQVRDLLSNDGSVKKLGIVNTSKPNGLAVPDASMRPVQSTSDVMNLMQTGLTNRAMSATALNERSSRSHRFLFMISYMKMNCQMISQCCLYVFCYSIVTVHVRGVDLKTGATLRGSLHLVDLAGSERVDRSEVTGDRLKEAQHINKSLSALGDVIFALSQKSPHVPYRNSKLTQVLQSSLGGHAKTLMFVQINPDAGSYSETLSTLKFAERVSGVELGAARSQKDGKDVKDLMEQVASLKDTIARKDEEIEQLQLLRDTTNQSPSVNSERQGGNTLKHSSSAPGISSRSGTVQQGWRSSGGKVVISNIKTASDPENYSDHSDKQSESGSHQSTDDLKHQREVSGQQKLAEGDPGQSSADLELLSFGDAESEERLSDISDSGLSMGTETDGSSSVIEFTLFPEQCKPAEVTKEKTTFKKKHGQPSDSISSQVCKTLAVEHVFLCDFLFLYQYNFVSDLHSIKACFCNNHNVLELTL, translated from the exons ATGCCTCCTGGCGAAGATAATGCGAACCTTGATGCCGACATGG CTAAAAAGCGATCGGAAGTAATAGAGTGGCTCAACGGCCTGTTCCCAGACTTTAGCATGGCTCCGGATGCATCAGAGGAGGAATTGAGGGCAGCTCTGTTTGATGGTGCTGTGTTTTGTGCTATTATAAGGAGACTCAGTCCTGGCAGCGCAGAGGAA GTTAAGAGTGGTGGTTGTTCTCCATCGAGGAGACGCTTGGGAAATATAAAGAAGTTTATTTCAGTTGTAGAGCATATGGGGTTGCCCACTTTCAAAGTGTCAGACCTAGAACAG GGACGTATCTCTGCAGTAGTAGTGTGCCTTTTGTGCCTTAGGGATCATTTTAAATCTGATCTTGGTGAAGATAGAGATACAAATGCGCCAGCCAAGTGGGTAATCGAAGCAAAGAAGAAGTTGGAGGCTATAGATGTTTTGCAGGGGGATAGCACTCTAAGTGGGCAACAGTCTCCAGTTTTAGGAGAGGAAAGGAGACCGAGCCTCATGGAAGCAAAGCTTCAGCGAGTTTTAAGAAGTCCTGTTATGTCTG AGCCATCGTCTGCTGTGGCACATAATGCTGGACACAAGTTTCATGAAGTTTTCCAGTTAAAGCAGGGGCGTTATTCTGATCTTCCTCCTGCTAAGATTTCAGAAATGATGAAATCAAACAGTTTAGAT AATGCCCCAACCCAGTCACTTTTGAGTGTTGTGAATGGGATTCTTGATGAAAGCATTGAGAGAAAGAATGGGGAAATACCTCAG CGTGTAGCATGCTTGTTGAGAAAAGTGGTGCAAGAGATTGAACGACGTATTTCAACTCAGGCAGAGCATATTCGAAAT CAAAATAATCTTATCAAAGCACGTGAAGAGAAGTATCAATCAAGAATCAAATTGCTTGAGACACTAGCAACTGGGACAAATGAAGAAACCCAG ATGGAGAAAAGCAGAactgaagaaagaaagaaagtcaGTGAGGAAGATGTGGTTAGGTTGATGAAGGAGAAGGAGGATAGTGATAATATAGTTTCAAAACTTAAGGAGGACTTGAAAACAACAAAAAGGTCATATGAACAACACTGTCAGCAACAGGAAACTAAGGCTAAGCAAACTCAAGAGGAATTAGAGCGGAGAGTAAAGGAGGTTGAATTTCTTTTAGCAGAGTCAAGGAAGAGGACAAAAGAACTTGAGGCATTTTCAGCATCAAAATCTCAAAACTGGAACCAGAAGGCACATGTTGTCCACAATTTCATAGGTTTACAACTGCTGTCAGTGCAG GAGCTGAGGATGTCTTCTGATTCCATCAAGAATGAAGTCACAAGTACTCAAAAGAGATGGTCCGAAGAATTTACTACATTTG CTCAGAAGCTGAAAGTATTAACAGATGCTGTCAAAAATTATCATACAGTTCTTGCAGAAAACAGGAAATTGTACAATGAGGTTCAGGAATTAAAAG GCAACATCAGAGTTTATTGTCGGATAAGGCCATTTCTTCCTGGAGAAAACCGAAAGTCAAATACGATAAATTATATTGGTGAGGATGGTGAACTAGTTCTTGTAAACCCTTCCAAACCGGGAAAAGATGGACAAAAGATGTTCAAATTTAACAAGGTTTATGGTCCAGCTGCTTCTCAAG AGGAAGTCTTCTTAGATACCCAGCCTTTAATACGGTCAGTTCTTGATGGCTACAATGTATGCATCTTTGCATATGGTCAAACTGGATCAGGGAAAACCTACACAATG ACTGGGCCTGACTCACCGACTGAGGAGGAGTGGGGTGTAAACTATCGAGCTCTGAATGACCTTTTTCATATTTCTCGAACTAGAAGAGACACTTTCATGTATGAAGTTGGTGTTCAGATGGTTGAAATATATAATGAGCAAGTCCGTGATCTCCTCAGCAATGATGGTTCcgtaaaaaa GCTTGGGATTGTAAACACTTCTAAACCGAATGGACTTGCAGTGCCCGATGCAAGTATGCGTCCTGTTCAATCAACATCTGATGTGATGAATTTAATGCAAACAGGACTGACAAATAGGGCTATGAGTGCTACTGCTCTCAATGAAAGAAGCAGTCGGTCACACAGGTTTTTGTTTATGATCAGTTACATGAAAATGAATTGTCAGATGATTTCTCAATGCTGCTTATATGTCTTCTGTTACAGTATTGTGACAGTTCATGTTCGAGGAGTGGATTTAAAAACTGGAGCTACTTTGCGTGGTTCTCTTCATCTGGTAGATCTTGCTGGAAGTGAGAGAGTTGATCGTTCTGAAGTTACTGGAGACAGGCTCAAGGAAGCACAACATATCAACAAATCTTTGTCTGCTCTTGGAGATGTCATATTTGCTCTATCACAGAAAAGCCCTCATGTACCATATAGAAACAGCAAGCTAACTCAAGTCCTGCAAAGTTCTTTAG GTGGACATGCAAAGACGCTAATGTTTGTACAGATAAATCCTGATGCTGGATCTTATTCAGAGACTTTAAGTACCTTAAAGTTCGCTGAAAGAGTGTCTGGAGTGGAGTTGGGAGCTGCTCGGAGCCAAAAAGATGGCAAGGATGTCAAAGATTTGATGGAAcag GTGGCATCTCTTAAAGATACCATAgcaaggaaagatgaagaaattgAACAGTTACAATTGCTCAGAGATACAACGAATCAGTCTCCCAGTGTAAATAGTGAAAGACAAGGTGGTAACACATTAAAGCATTCATCTTCTGCTCCTGGAATTTCATCACGAAGTGGGACTGTGCAACAGGGCTGGAGATCGTCAGGTGGAAAAGTAGTGATTTCTAATATTAAAACAGCTTCAGATCCTGAAAATTATTCAGACCACAGTGATAAGCAATCTGAATCTGGTTCACATCAGTCCACAGATGATTTGAAGCACCAAAGGGAGGTTTCAGGCCAACAAAAGCTCGCTGAAGGTGACCCAGGTCAGAGTTCTGCAGATCTTGAGCTTTTGAGCTTTGGTGATGCCGAGTCAGAGGAACGATTAAGTGACATATCAGATAGTGGTCTTTCCATGGGAACAGAAACTGATGGTTCGAGTAGTGTCATTGAGTTTACTCTCTTTCCTGAGCAATGCAAACCAGCAGAGGTCACAAAAGAGAAAACAAC GTTTAAGAAAAAGCATGGCCAGCCAAGTGACAGCATCTCCAGCCAAGTCTGCAAAACGTTGGCAGTAGAGCATGTTTTTTTGTGTGATTTCCTTTTTCTATATCAATACAATTTTGTAAGTGATTTACACAGCATTAAAGCATGTTTCTGTAACAATCACAATGTTTTGGAGCTTACTCTCTGA